Proteins co-encoded in one Streptobacillus felis genomic window:
- a CDS encoding helix-turn-helix domain-containing protein, whose product MKKNTNIVNLGLNLMYFRKVKGLSINDIANKLNMHPLAYAKYEKGTVNIPAKKLIAICDILELELILQPK is encoded by the coding sequence ATGAAAAAAAATACAAATATTGTTAATTTAGGGTTGAATTTAATGTACTTTAGAAAAGTTAAGGGGTTAAGTATAAATGATATAGCTAATAAGTTGAATATGCACCCTTTAGCATATGCAAAGTATGAAAAAGGTACAGTAAATATACCAGCAAAAAAGTTAATAGCTATATGTGATATTTTAGAACTAGAATTAATATTACAACCTAAATAA